The following coding sequences lie in one Cucurbita pepo subsp. pepo cultivar mu-cu-16 chromosome LG13, ASM280686v2, whole genome shotgun sequence genomic window:
- the LOC111808019 gene encoding uncharacterized protein LOC111808019 isoform X1 — protein sequence MDFLSIPKLNLQPNVALPDQTHSDSPSPVPSVPSLRRDDLPNTMDFNPFAAISSIVTSADDSFPFDTDWFSDADSESERDVSCFVTDLFENRRFTDHLHAFSDYDRGLDSGPDPFTHSANDLGISGFEDTGEIESHYIEELWSAFAMESDSRVSEVDVNMPVADSTTSGLRIVDVDSDSESDNGMIGALQLVTGDDGENDANWVENPNPLSDSFSFCFQGQRIPYEDFEWEEVEERVDERDNLSAVVDGAEELSLASGFSNEEESGEEAGRWEILLVMNDIVRNTNWERDNDAEAYIADQDDYMYAGEYDTLFGQFVENENALKGSPPAAKSSVENLPLVELKTENLLAEELVACAVCKDKFSMEEKVRKLPCAHYYHDDCILPWLNIRNTCPVCRYELPTDDPDYERRKSRRAGGGLQTDLRVRSCGKISFKSSPPGTTSIAVDTLIFTGIHCYSNAW from the exons ATGGATTTTCTCTCCATTCCTAAACTTAATCTTCAACCTAACGTGGCTCTTCCTGATCAAACCCACTCCGATTCTCCTTCTCCGGTACCGTCTGTCCCATCCCTCCGCCGCGACGATCTCCCCAACACCATGGATTTCAACCCCTTTGCCGCTATCTCCTCCATCGTCACATCTGCCGACGATTCCTTCCCTTTCGACACCGATTGGTTTTCCGACGCGGATTCCGAGTCCGAGCGTGATGTTAGTTGCTTCGTGACTGATCTTTTTGAGAATCGTCGCTTCACCGATCATTTGCACGCTTTCAGCGATTACGATCGAGGTCTGGATTCTGGGCCAGACCCATTTACGCATTCTGCTAACGACTTGGGCATTTCGGGATTTGAAGATACCGGTGAGATTGAATCTCACTATATTGAGGAGCTGTGGTCGGCTTTCGCTATGGAATCTGATAGCCGGGTTTCGGAGGTGGATGTGAACATGCCAGTTGCGGATTCGACTACTAGTGGCCTTCGGATTGTTGATGTGGATTCGGACTCGGAGTCTGATAACGGGATGATTGGTGCTCTGCAACTCGTGACAGGGGATGATGGCGAGAATGATGCTAATTGGGTTGAAAATCCGAATCCTCTCTCGGATAGCTTCAGCTTTTGTTTTCAGGGCCAGAGGATTCCGTACGAGGATTTTGAATGGGAGGAGGTCGAGGAACGGGTGGACGAAAGGGATAATTTGAGCGCAGTGGTAGATGGAGCTGAGGAATTGTCTCTTGCATCGGGTTTTTCCAACGAAGAAGAATCGGGTGAAGAAGCGGGTCGATGGGAAATCCTATTGGTAATGAACGATATCGTAAGGAATACGAACTGGGAACGGGATAACGATGCTGAGGCGTACATAGCGGACCAGGATGATTACATGTATGCAGGAGAATACGATACCCTTTTTGGACAATTcgttgaaaatgagaatgctTTGAAGGGTAGTCCTCCAGCAGCTAAGAGTTCTGTGGAGAACCTTCCTCTGGTTGAGTTAAAAACAGAGAATCTGCTGGCAGAGGAACTCGTTGCCTGTGCCGTTTGTAAGGATAAATTTTCAATGGAGGAAAAGGTGAGGAAGCTCCCCTGTGCTCACTATTACCATGATGATTGCATTCTGCCGTGGCTGAATATTCGAAACACATGTCCTGTTTGTCGATATGAGCTGCCAACCGATGATCCAGATTATGAGCGCAGGAAGAGTCGGAGGGCGGGTGGTGGCCTGCAAACGGATTTGCGGGTCAG GTCTTGTGGTaagatttcttttaaaagttctCCTCCTGGAACAACTAGCATTGCTGTTGATACGCTCATCTTCACAGGTATCCATTGTTATTCAAATGCTTGGTAA
- the LOC111808019 gene encoding E3 ubiquitin ligase BIG BROTHER-related-like isoform X3 — translation MDFLSIPKLNLQPNVALPDQTHSDSPSPVPSVPSLRRDDLPNTMDFNPFAAISSIVTSADDSFPFDTDWFSDADSESERDVSCFVTDLFENRRFTDHLHAFSDYDRGLDSGPDPFTHSANDLGISGFEDTGEIESHYIEELWSAFAMESDSRVSEVDVNMPVADSTTSGLRIVDVDSDSESDNGMIGALQLVTGDDGENDANWVENPNPLSDSFSFCFQGQRIPYEDFEWEEVEERVDERDNLSAVVDGAEELSLASGFSNEEESGEEAGRWEILLVMNDIVRNTNWERDNDAEAYIADQDDYMYAGEYDTLFGQFVENENALKGSPPAAKSSVENLPLVELKTENLLAEELVACAVCKDKFSMEEKVRKLPCAHYYHDDCILPWLNIRNTCPVCRYELPTDDPDYERRKSRRAGGGLQTDLRVRFPFHPSFD, via the coding sequence ATGGATTTTCTCTCCATTCCTAAACTTAATCTTCAACCTAACGTGGCTCTTCCTGATCAAACCCACTCCGATTCTCCTTCTCCGGTACCGTCTGTCCCATCCCTCCGCCGCGACGATCTCCCCAACACCATGGATTTCAACCCCTTTGCCGCTATCTCCTCCATCGTCACATCTGCCGACGATTCCTTCCCTTTCGACACCGATTGGTTTTCCGACGCGGATTCCGAGTCCGAGCGTGATGTTAGTTGCTTCGTGACTGATCTTTTTGAGAATCGTCGCTTCACCGATCATTTGCACGCTTTCAGCGATTACGATCGAGGTCTGGATTCTGGGCCAGACCCATTTACGCATTCTGCTAACGACTTGGGCATTTCGGGATTTGAAGATACCGGTGAGATTGAATCTCACTATATTGAGGAGCTGTGGTCGGCTTTCGCTATGGAATCTGATAGCCGGGTTTCGGAGGTGGATGTGAACATGCCAGTTGCGGATTCGACTACTAGTGGCCTTCGGATTGTTGATGTGGATTCGGACTCGGAGTCTGATAACGGGATGATTGGTGCTCTGCAACTCGTGACAGGGGATGATGGCGAGAATGATGCTAATTGGGTTGAAAATCCGAATCCTCTCTCGGATAGCTTCAGCTTTTGTTTTCAGGGCCAGAGGATTCCGTACGAGGATTTTGAATGGGAGGAGGTCGAGGAACGGGTGGACGAAAGGGATAATTTGAGCGCAGTGGTAGATGGAGCTGAGGAATTGTCTCTTGCATCGGGTTTTTCCAACGAAGAAGAATCGGGTGAAGAAGCGGGTCGATGGGAAATCCTATTGGTAATGAACGATATCGTAAGGAATACGAACTGGGAACGGGATAACGATGCTGAGGCGTACATAGCGGACCAGGATGATTACATGTATGCAGGAGAATACGATACCCTTTTTGGACAATTcgttgaaaatgagaatgctTTGAAGGGTAGTCCTCCAGCAGCTAAGAGTTCTGTGGAGAACCTTCCTCTGGTTGAGTTAAAAACAGAGAATCTGCTGGCAGAGGAACTCGTTGCCTGTGCCGTTTGTAAGGATAAATTTTCAATGGAGGAAAAGGTGAGGAAGCTCCCCTGTGCTCACTATTACCATGATGATTGCATTCTGCCGTGGCTGAATATTCGAAACACATGTCCTGTTTGTCGATATGAGCTGCCAACCGATGATCCAGATTATGAGCGCAGGAAGAGTCGGAGGGCGGGTGGTGGCCTGCAAACGGATTTGCGGGTCAG
- the LOC111808019 gene encoding E3 ubiquitin ligase BIG BROTHER-related-like isoform X5: MDFLSIPKLNLQPNVALPDQTHSDSPSPVPSVPSLRRDDLPNTMDFNPFAAISSIVTSADDSFPFDTDWFSDADSESERDVSCFVTDLFENRRFTDHLHAFSDYDRGLDSGPDPFTHSANDLGISGFEDTGEIESHYIEELWSAFAMESDSRVSEVDVNMPVADSTTSGLRIVDVDSDSESDNGMIGALQLVTGDDGENDANWVENPNPLSDSFSFCFQGQRIPYEDFEWEEVEERVDERDNLSAVVDGAEELSLASGFSNEEESGEEAGRWEILLVMNDIVRNTNWERDNDAEAYIADQDDYMYAGEYDTLFGQFVENENALKGSPPAAKSSVENLPLVELKTENLLAEELVACAVCKDKFSMEEKVRKLPCAHYYHDDCILPWLNIRNTCPVCRYELPTDDPDYERRKSRRAGGGLQTDLRVRTRYRL; the protein is encoded by the coding sequence ATGGATTTTCTCTCCATTCCTAAACTTAATCTTCAACCTAACGTGGCTCTTCCTGATCAAACCCACTCCGATTCTCCTTCTCCGGTACCGTCTGTCCCATCCCTCCGCCGCGACGATCTCCCCAACACCATGGATTTCAACCCCTTTGCCGCTATCTCCTCCATCGTCACATCTGCCGACGATTCCTTCCCTTTCGACACCGATTGGTTTTCCGACGCGGATTCCGAGTCCGAGCGTGATGTTAGTTGCTTCGTGACTGATCTTTTTGAGAATCGTCGCTTCACCGATCATTTGCACGCTTTCAGCGATTACGATCGAGGTCTGGATTCTGGGCCAGACCCATTTACGCATTCTGCTAACGACTTGGGCATTTCGGGATTTGAAGATACCGGTGAGATTGAATCTCACTATATTGAGGAGCTGTGGTCGGCTTTCGCTATGGAATCTGATAGCCGGGTTTCGGAGGTGGATGTGAACATGCCAGTTGCGGATTCGACTACTAGTGGCCTTCGGATTGTTGATGTGGATTCGGACTCGGAGTCTGATAACGGGATGATTGGTGCTCTGCAACTCGTGACAGGGGATGATGGCGAGAATGATGCTAATTGGGTTGAAAATCCGAATCCTCTCTCGGATAGCTTCAGCTTTTGTTTTCAGGGCCAGAGGATTCCGTACGAGGATTTTGAATGGGAGGAGGTCGAGGAACGGGTGGACGAAAGGGATAATTTGAGCGCAGTGGTAGATGGAGCTGAGGAATTGTCTCTTGCATCGGGTTTTTCCAACGAAGAAGAATCGGGTGAAGAAGCGGGTCGATGGGAAATCCTATTGGTAATGAACGATATCGTAAGGAATACGAACTGGGAACGGGATAACGATGCTGAGGCGTACATAGCGGACCAGGATGATTACATGTATGCAGGAGAATACGATACCCTTTTTGGACAATTcgttgaaaatgagaatgctTTGAAGGGTAGTCCTCCAGCAGCTAAGAGTTCTGTGGAGAACCTTCCTCTGGTTGAGTTAAAAACAGAGAATCTGCTGGCAGAGGAACTCGTTGCCTGTGCCGTTTGTAAGGATAAATTTTCAATGGAGGAAAAGGTGAGGAAGCTCCCCTGTGCTCACTATTACCATGATGATTGCATTCTGCCGTGGCTGAATATTCGAAACACATGTCCTGTTTGTCGATATGAGCTGCCAACCGATGATCCAGATTATGAGCGCAGGAAGAGTCGGAGGGCGGGTGGTGGCCTGCAAACGGATTTGCGGGTCAG
- the LOC111808019 gene encoding E3 ubiquitin ligase BIG BROTHER-related-like isoform X2, with product MDFLSIPKLNLQPNVALPDQTHSDSPSPVPSVPSLRRDDLPNTMDFNPFAAISSIVTSADDSFPFDTDWFSDADSESERDVSCFVTDLFENRRFTDHLHAFSDYDRGLDSGPDPFTHSANDLGISGFEDTGEIESHYIEELWSAFAMESDSRVSEVDVNMPVADSTTSGLRIVDVDSDSESDNGMIGALQLVTGDDGENDANWVENPNPLSDSFSFCFQGQRIPYEDFEWEEVEERVDERDNLSAVVDGAEELSLASGFSNEEESGEEAGRWEILLVMNDIVRNTNWERDNDAEAYIADQDDYMYAGEYDTLFGQFVENENALKGSPPAAKSSVENLPLVELKTENLLAEELVACAVCKDKFSMEEKVRKLPCAHYYHDDCILPWLNIRNTCPVCRYELPTDDPDYERRKSRRAGGGLQTDLRVRMDMATMEKLCSCWHM from the coding sequence ATGGATTTTCTCTCCATTCCTAAACTTAATCTTCAACCTAACGTGGCTCTTCCTGATCAAACCCACTCCGATTCTCCTTCTCCGGTACCGTCTGTCCCATCCCTCCGCCGCGACGATCTCCCCAACACCATGGATTTCAACCCCTTTGCCGCTATCTCCTCCATCGTCACATCTGCCGACGATTCCTTCCCTTTCGACACCGATTGGTTTTCCGACGCGGATTCCGAGTCCGAGCGTGATGTTAGTTGCTTCGTGACTGATCTTTTTGAGAATCGTCGCTTCACCGATCATTTGCACGCTTTCAGCGATTACGATCGAGGTCTGGATTCTGGGCCAGACCCATTTACGCATTCTGCTAACGACTTGGGCATTTCGGGATTTGAAGATACCGGTGAGATTGAATCTCACTATATTGAGGAGCTGTGGTCGGCTTTCGCTATGGAATCTGATAGCCGGGTTTCGGAGGTGGATGTGAACATGCCAGTTGCGGATTCGACTACTAGTGGCCTTCGGATTGTTGATGTGGATTCGGACTCGGAGTCTGATAACGGGATGATTGGTGCTCTGCAACTCGTGACAGGGGATGATGGCGAGAATGATGCTAATTGGGTTGAAAATCCGAATCCTCTCTCGGATAGCTTCAGCTTTTGTTTTCAGGGCCAGAGGATTCCGTACGAGGATTTTGAATGGGAGGAGGTCGAGGAACGGGTGGACGAAAGGGATAATTTGAGCGCAGTGGTAGATGGAGCTGAGGAATTGTCTCTTGCATCGGGTTTTTCCAACGAAGAAGAATCGGGTGAAGAAGCGGGTCGATGGGAAATCCTATTGGTAATGAACGATATCGTAAGGAATACGAACTGGGAACGGGATAACGATGCTGAGGCGTACATAGCGGACCAGGATGATTACATGTATGCAGGAGAATACGATACCCTTTTTGGACAATTcgttgaaaatgagaatgctTTGAAGGGTAGTCCTCCAGCAGCTAAGAGTTCTGTGGAGAACCTTCCTCTGGTTGAGTTAAAAACAGAGAATCTGCTGGCAGAGGAACTCGTTGCCTGTGCCGTTTGTAAGGATAAATTTTCAATGGAGGAAAAGGTGAGGAAGCTCCCCTGTGCTCACTATTACCATGATGATTGCATTCTGCCGTGGCTGAATATTCGAAACACATGTCCTGTTTGTCGATATGAGCTGCCAACCGATGATCCAGATTATGAGCGCAGGAAGAGTCGGAGGGCGGGTGGTGGCCTGCAAACGGATTTGCGGGTCAG
- the LOC111808019 gene encoding E3 ubiquitin ligase BIG BROTHER-related-like isoform X4 — translation MDFLSIPKLNLQPNVALPDQTHSDSPSPVPSVPSLRRDDLPNTMDFNPFAAISSIVTSADDSFPFDTDWFSDADSESERDVSCFVTDLFENRRFTDHLHAFSDYDRGLDSGPDPFTHSANDLGISGFEDTGEIESHYIEELWSAFAMESDSRVSEVDVNMPVADSTTSGLRIVDVDSDSESDNGMIGALQLVTGDDGENDANWVENPNPLSDSFSFCFQGQRIPYEDFEWEEVEERVDERDNLSAVVDGAEELSLASGFSNEEESGEEAGRWEILLVMNDIVRNTNWERDNDAEAYIADQDDYMYAGEYDTLFGQFVENENALKGSPPAAKSSVENLPLVELKTENLLAEELVACAVCKDKFSMEEKVRKLPCAHYYHDDCILPWLNIRNTCPVCRYELPTDDPDYERRKSRRAGGGLQTDLRVRYNFEPIA, via the coding sequence ATGGATTTTCTCTCCATTCCTAAACTTAATCTTCAACCTAACGTGGCTCTTCCTGATCAAACCCACTCCGATTCTCCTTCTCCGGTACCGTCTGTCCCATCCCTCCGCCGCGACGATCTCCCCAACACCATGGATTTCAACCCCTTTGCCGCTATCTCCTCCATCGTCACATCTGCCGACGATTCCTTCCCTTTCGACACCGATTGGTTTTCCGACGCGGATTCCGAGTCCGAGCGTGATGTTAGTTGCTTCGTGACTGATCTTTTTGAGAATCGTCGCTTCACCGATCATTTGCACGCTTTCAGCGATTACGATCGAGGTCTGGATTCTGGGCCAGACCCATTTACGCATTCTGCTAACGACTTGGGCATTTCGGGATTTGAAGATACCGGTGAGATTGAATCTCACTATATTGAGGAGCTGTGGTCGGCTTTCGCTATGGAATCTGATAGCCGGGTTTCGGAGGTGGATGTGAACATGCCAGTTGCGGATTCGACTACTAGTGGCCTTCGGATTGTTGATGTGGATTCGGACTCGGAGTCTGATAACGGGATGATTGGTGCTCTGCAACTCGTGACAGGGGATGATGGCGAGAATGATGCTAATTGGGTTGAAAATCCGAATCCTCTCTCGGATAGCTTCAGCTTTTGTTTTCAGGGCCAGAGGATTCCGTACGAGGATTTTGAATGGGAGGAGGTCGAGGAACGGGTGGACGAAAGGGATAATTTGAGCGCAGTGGTAGATGGAGCTGAGGAATTGTCTCTTGCATCGGGTTTTTCCAACGAAGAAGAATCGGGTGAAGAAGCGGGTCGATGGGAAATCCTATTGGTAATGAACGATATCGTAAGGAATACGAACTGGGAACGGGATAACGATGCTGAGGCGTACATAGCGGACCAGGATGATTACATGTATGCAGGAGAATACGATACCCTTTTTGGACAATTcgttgaaaatgagaatgctTTGAAGGGTAGTCCTCCAGCAGCTAAGAGTTCTGTGGAGAACCTTCCTCTGGTTGAGTTAAAAACAGAGAATCTGCTGGCAGAGGAACTCGTTGCCTGTGCCGTTTGTAAGGATAAATTTTCAATGGAGGAAAAGGTGAGGAAGCTCCCCTGTGCTCACTATTACCATGATGATTGCATTCTGCCGTGGCTGAATATTCGAAACACATGTCCTGTTTGTCGATATGAGCTGCCAACCGATGATCCAGATTATGAGCGCAGGAAGAGTCGGAGGGCGGGTGGTGGCCTGCAAACGGATTTGCGGGTCAGGTACAATTTTGAACCGATAGCTTAA